Proteins encoded together in one Salmo trutta chromosome 3, fSalTru1.1, whole genome shotgun sequence window:
- the LOC115168796 gene encoding uncharacterized protein LOC115168796, with the protein MPGRRSCVNSLWSGTERVRIGERLKATLAGILELDLLRCQHLDMIDAALDLKDTSSTGTTVTVITDQQEKNLESAASDGSATSRRQQVPSPPSETVLPCHTSTLDKDSVGNSGGDGLVHSRGDGVGGDDSRWSTLSWDAPSDLLSPPDLDGAVQVDYDSRPSSGFYSVSGSSLSDSCYSVSSEAVLAQGGPVPGGQVRAGPGAPSGAAFRLWEQRPLSADHSDIQWPEAAQQPRTQRIEETTEISDRRPVSTGDLEMNSLFFLSDLCSSLGDPHPGSLLPLADPRPQLDPRFCSDLVSRRTKEVYHYPSPLHAVALQSPLFTSSQDPSPSSRLSPSPDSSAQAEDSQSTPLFRPPQPPHPSTFTHLEQYITRLARQYRSRVAPSDTTPTATPGPGCHRGPRTPGHGSTQSLLAFESRSTPSNLTVGSVTPCKSFLGNSARVSLSNIGKKASRNSINLGHLPSVTGEDLKINLHLNLSLNLSPNLNKNLGLNSNSKEGISTSGVLRSDHAIPTASPSPSTSSLSTAATPTPALRPRPRISTCPSNLNHRSSLEVTGSGAGSGLGFSRSLDWSGLDSSPGKVTRSQPSVNAPDASPSKLSEDSAMVGEISRLSGLPRAVVVGLMEQGVELDVDCFQSDAERRGQGSEFKAQSSSPSSHQIAQNDHQSHHDYSSVHHLHASNETNLDPQRPIQLSLSVTHSPQSHSGLTPPNSSSPHSSSPNHPYQSTSTHPPSHHHITHHHTHTFHCQQTPSPSDPASSPSSRDRPRVRSPPRPLQPSPLANTPFSVFRRDDPFQCSLPRVRDSSSPQRGSIRPRGGSLRQGAGGAGGRWRVDGEGEGWKRVDGEGLYQGKHASKELVRASTVSSFHRKQRCYSSNWGEEGSHDTAQTPKKGAAKLWRGFEGRSWGKEAEEEENKERWKREGIRRKEKDDQKEKHAKAERREKESSASKRKGKGGGGWDKRSSSLRLSRRALFRSESQGDVLEPRAQKEERLRGAQWTSSLELSMERVRPLALGRRGEEDKRLSSTASLFHLSRSQSLEGSCPSLSPPLSSPSFSPSPPPSRATLTRSRSLRDLSRRVFSSVRSLSLKHKTSRK; encoded by the exons ATGCCTGGCCGCCGCAGTTGTGTGAATTCGCTCTGGTCTGGCACGGAGCGGGTTCGGATTGGCGAGCGGCTGAAAGCGACCCTGGCCGGAATCCTTGAGCTGGATTTGCTCCGGTGCCAACATCTGGACATGATCGATGCGGCGCTGGACCTCAAAGACACCAGTAGCACCGGTACCACGGTGACTGTCATCACCGATCAACAGGAGAAAAACCTCGAGAGCGCAGCCTCGGATGGCTCTGCGACATCCCGCAGGCAACAG GTTCCTTCTCCCCCTTCAGAAACAGTGTTACCATGCCACACCAGCACGTTGGACAAGGACAGTGTGGGGAACTCTGGTGGAGATGGGCTGGTTCATTCCAGAGGTGATGGGGTTGGTGGGGATGACTCACGCTGGTCCACCCTCTCTTGGGATGCCCCGTCTGACCTGCTCTCCCCCCCAGACCTTGATGGTGCAGTCCAGGTGGACTATGACTCCAGGCCCAGCTCAG GCTTTTATTCGGTCAGTGGCAGCTCCCTATCAGACTCCTGCTACTCTGTGTCCAGTGAGGCAGTCCTGGCCCAGGGGGGTCCAGTACCAGGTGGGCAAGTCCGGGCCGGACCAGGAGCACCCTCAGGGGCAGCCTTCAGGCTGTGGGAACAGCGGCCCCTCTCTGCAGACCACAGTGACATCCAGTGGCCGGAGGCCGCGCAGCAGCCAAGAACTCAGCGCATTGAGGAGACCACAGAGATCAGTGATAGGAGACCAGTATCTACGG GTGACCTGGAAATGAACAGTCTCTTCTTCCTGTCTGACCTGTGCTCCAGCCTGGGTGACCCCCATCCCGGCTCCCTCCTCCCACTCGCTGACCCCCGACCCCAACTCGACCCCAGGTTCTGTTCTGACCTGGTGTCCCGGAGGACCAAGGAGGTGTACCATTATCCCAGCCCCCTCCATGCCGTGGCCCTCCAGAGCCCCCTCTTCACCTCCAGTCAGGACCCCTCACCCTCCTCTCGCCTCTCCCCGAGTCCAGACTCCTCTGCCCAGGCTGAGGATTCTCAGTCCACCCCCCTCTTCCGGCCCCCCCagcctcctcacccctccaccttCACCCATCTGGAGCAGTACATCACCAGGCTGGCTCGCCAGTACCGCAGTCGGGTTGCCCCCTCTGACACCACCCCTACCGCCACCCCTGGGCCAGGTTGCCACAGGGGCCCCAGAACCCCTGGCCACGGCTCCACTCAGTCGCTGTTGGCCTTCGAGAGCCGCAGTACCCCCTCCAACCTGACAGTGGGCAGTGTGACACCCTGCAAGTCTTTTCTGGGTAACTCTGCGCGGGTCAGCCTCAGCAATATCGGTAAGAAGGCCAGTAGGAACTCCATCAACCTGGGCCACCTGCCTTCTGTGACAGGAGAGGACCTCAAAATCAACCTCCACCTCAACCTCAGTCTCAACCTCAGCCCCAATCTGAACAAAAACCTGGGTTTAAACTCAAACTCGAAGGAAGGTATTAGCACTAGTGGTGTATTAAGGAGTGACCATGCTATCCCCactgcctccccctctccttccacctcctccctctccaccgcCGCCACTCCCACCCCTGCCCTGAGGCCTCGGCCACGCATCTCAACATGTCCCTCCAACCTCAATCACCGAAGCTCTCTGGAGGTCACCGGGTCAGGGGCTGGGTCAGGGCTAGGGTTCTCCCGCTCGCTGGACTGGAGTGGACTGGATTCTTCACCAGGGAAAGTGACAAGGAGTCAACCCAGCGTCAATGCCCCGGACGCCAGCCCTAGTAAGCTCAGCGAGGACTCAGCGATGGTGGGGGAGATCTCCCGTCTCTCTGGCCTGCCCCGGGCTGTGGTGGTGGGCCTGATGGAGCAGGGCGTAGAGCTGGATGTCGACTGCTTCCAGAGCGATGCCGAGagaagaggtcaggggtcagagttTAAAGCCCAaagctcctccccttcctcccaccAGATAGCCCAGAATGACCACCAGTCTCATCATGATTATTCCAGCGTCCATCACCTCCACGCCAGTAACGAGACTAACCTTGACCCCCAGAGGCCGATCCAGCTGTCCCTCAGTGTCACCCACTCCCCACAGTCTCACTCCGGCCTCACACCTCCCAACTCCTCCAGTCCCCATTCCAGTAGCCCCAATCACCCTTACCAGTCCACCTCAACCCACCCACCTAGCCATCATCATAtcacccaccaccacacacacaccttccactgCCAACAAACCCCTTCCCCATCTGACCCCGCCTCTTCCCCCTCGTCTCGTGACCGCCCCAGGGTACGCTCCCCACCCCGCCCTCTCCAGCCCTCCCCCCTCGCCAATACTCCGTTCTCTGTGTTCCGGCGGGATGACCCATTCCAGTGCTCCCTGCCTCGCGTCAGGGACAGCAGCTCGCCACAAAGGGGCAGCATCCGGCCCAGAGGGGGGTCACTACGGCAGGGTGCAGGGGGTGCAGGGGGTAGATGGAGGGTAGATGGGGAGGGAGAAGGATGGAAGAGGGTGGATGGGGAGGGGCTCTACCAGGGGAAGCATGCGTCCAAGGAGTTGGTGAGGGCATCGACGGTGAGCAGCTTCCACAGGAAACAGAGGTGCTACAGCAGCAACTGGGGAGAGGAAGGCAGTCACGACACGGCGCAGACGCCAAAGAAGGGGGCAGCCAAACTCTGGAGGGGCTTCGAAGGACGTTCATGGGGGAAAGAGGCTGAGGAAGAGGAGAacaaggagaggtggaagagagaggggatcaggagaaaggagaaagaTGACCAAAAGGAGAAGCatgccaaggcagagaggcgagagaaagagagcagtgcCTCAAAACGCAAAGGGAAAGGCGGTGGTGGCTGGGACAAGCGTAGCTCCAGCCTGAGGCTGTCCAGACGGGCTCTGTTCCGCAGTGAGTCCCAGGGGGACGTGCTGGAGCCTCGAGCCCAGAAAGAGGAGCGTCTGAGGGGGGCACAGTGGACCTCCTCCCTGGAGCTCAGCATGGAGCGGGTTCGTCCGTTGGCGTTGGGAAGAAGAGGGGAAGAAGACAAGCGCCTGTCCTCTACTGCCagcctcttccacctctctcgctctcagagTCTGGAGGGaagctgtccctccctctctcctcctctctcctccccatcgtTCTCgccatcccctcctccttctcgGGCAACCCTCACACGCTCGCGCTCACTGAGAGACCTGAGTAGAAGGGTGTTTAGCTCAGTGAGGTCTCTGAGTTTGAAACACAAGACGTCGAGAAAGTGA
- the map1lc3cl gene encoding microtubule-associated proteins 1A/1B light chain 3C, which produces MPPFEKSMELMSFKQRKCLATRKHEVCSIRSKFPNKLPVIVERCLREKTLPLLDKTKFLVPFELTLGQFLGLLRSKIDLESTQALYLLVSERSMSCMSSSMGDVYSQYSDPDGFLYITYASQDMFGGDMDATPPC; this is translated from the exons ATGCCTCCCTTCGAGAAATCTATGGAGCTGATGTCTTTCAAGCAAAGAAAATGCCTTG CAACAAGAAAACATGAAGTGTGCAGTATTCGTAGCAAATTCCCAAACAAGTTACCC GTGATCGTAGAGCGTTGCCTCCGTGAGAAAACCCTTCCCCTATTGGACAAGACCAAATTCCTGGTTCCATTCGAGCTGACCTTGGGTCAGTTCCTCGGTCTACTCAG gAGTAAGATTGACCTGGAGTCCACCCAGGCTCTGTACTTGTTGGTGTCGGAGAGGAGCATGTCCTGCATGTCGTCCAGTATGGGAGACGTCTACTCCCAGTACAGTGACCCGGATGGCTTCCTTTACATCACCTATGCCTCACAGGACATGTTCGGAGGGGACATGGACGCTACCCCTCCCTGCTGA